A single window of Bos javanicus breed banteng chromosome 19, ARS-OSU_banteng_1.0, whole genome shotgun sequence DNA harbors:
- the LOC133231581 gene encoding olfactory receptor 1A1-like yields the protein MREDNQSSTLDFILLGVSGQQEEEDVFFILFLFIYPITLIGNLLIILAIRFDVRLHNPMYFLLANLSFVDIFFSSVTIPKALANHLLGTKAISFGGCLTQMCFMLALGNTDSYILAAMAFDRAVAITRPLHYTTIMSPRTCVLLVTGSWVIGNADAFPHTLLTASLSFCGNQEVANFYCDIASLLKLSCSDIHFNVKMMYLGAAVFSVPLLCIIISYVRVFSTVLWVPSTKGVLKAFSTCGSHLTVVSLYYGTVMGMYFRPLTSYSLKDAVITVMYIAVTPMLNPFIYSLRNRDMKAALGKLFSRRIFS from the coding sequence ATGAGAGAAGACAACCAGTCCTCTACCCTCGATTTCATCCTCCTGGGAGTTAGCGGTcagcaggaagaggaagatgTCTTCTTCATCCTCTTTCTGTTCATTTACCCCATCACACTGAttggaaacctgctcatcatcTTGGCCATTCGCTTCGATGTTCGCCTCCACAACCCCATGTATTTTCTCCTTGCCAACCTCTCCTTTGTTGACATCTTCTTCTCCTCTGTGACTATCCCTAAGGCATTGGCCAACCATCTCCTGGGCACCAAAGCCATCTCCTTTGGAGGATGCCTAACACAGATGTGTTTCATGTTAGCTCTGGGTAACACAGATAGTTATATCCTGGCTGCTATGGCCTTTGATCGAGCTGTGGCCATCACCCGCCCACTTCATTACACAACAATTATGAGCCCACGGACTTGTGTCCTGCTAGTCACTGGGTCTTGGGTGATTGGAAATGCTGATGCCTTCCCCCACACTCTGCTTACAGCTAGCCTGTCCTTCTGTGGAAACCAGGAAGTGGCCAACTTCTACTGTGACATTGCCTCTTTGCTCAAGCTGTCCTGTTCTGACATCCACTTTAATGTGAAGATGATGTACCTGGGGGCTGCTGTTTTCTCCGTGCCATTACTATGCATCATCATCTCTTATGTTCGAGTCTTTTCCACAGTCTTATGGGTTCCATCCACCAAAGGTGTGctcaaagccttctccacctgtggctcccacctCACCGTTGTTTCTCTGTATTATGGGACAGTCATGGGCATGTACTTCCGCCCTCTGACTAGTTACAGCCTAAAGGATGCTGTGATAACTGTGATGTACATCGCAGTGACTCCAATGCTAAATCCTttcatctacagtctgaggaaTCGGGACATGAAGGCTGCCCTGGGGAAACTCTTCAGCAGGAGAATCTTTTCATAA